A single window of Deltaproteobacteria bacterium DNA harbors:
- a CDS encoding c-type cytochrome, translating into MGSAHSRIAALVAVGLVGVLAGAASAADEGLGVFIEKRCYTCHTVNARAAEVDKQKAAFLKESGAEAGEDEEEDKESKGGDLSDVGKKRDKAWLDSFLKSPKGQFKDDAECQREAKKKDRKKFKGTPEDFDKLAAFLLGLKQEAKQAPGFTSCLKE; encoded by the coding sequence ATGGGGTCAGCACATTCGCGTATTGCCGCGCTAGTCGCGGTCGGCCTGGTGGGCGTGCTTGCGGGGGCCGCGTCGGCCGCCGACGAGGGCCTCGGGGTGTTCATCGAGAAGCGTTGCTACACGTGCCACACCGTGAACGCCCGCGCAGCCGAGGTCGACAAGCAGAAGGCGGCATTCCTGAAGGAGAGCGGCGCGGAGGCGGGTGAGGATGAGGAAGAGGACAAGGAGTCGAAGGGCGGGGACCTCTCCGACGTCGGCAAGAAACGCGACAAGGCCTGGCTGGACAGCTTCCTGAAGAGCCCGAAGGGGCAGTTCAAGGACGATGCCGAGTGTCAGCGTGAGGCGAAGAAGAAGGACCGCAAGAAATTCAAAGGGACGCCGGAGGATTTCGACAAGCTCGCGGCGTTCTTGTTGGGCCTCAAGCAGGAGGCGAAGCAGGCGCCGGGATTCACGTCGTGCCTGAAGGAGTAG
- a CDS encoding NapC/NirT family cytochrome c has protein sequence MTWEWWPLVITRATDGVDLGEPGLHTVRAAALALCLLALGVVAYHTLIRPFFGSDRMEPSSRLAMLIGFLFLSPLAYVVNAGLAITGAKPVSFCASCHVMDGYVQDLQNPDSEHLASLHYQFRWINDHQCYTCHSDYGLFGDVQAKIAGLRHVWFNTTGGYELPLKIRGTYNNERCLFCHEPVKAYREVPEHEKNAAKIATSERSCIGGDCHVSPHPKAAANPEAATKPEAVHDS, from the coding sequence GTGACGTGGGAGTGGTGGCCGCTCGTCATCACGCGGGCGACGGACGGTGTGGATCTCGGCGAGCCCGGGCTCCACACCGTGCGCGCGGCTGCGCTCGCGCTCTGCCTGCTCGCGCTCGGCGTGGTCGCCTATCACACGCTGATCCGGCCGTTCTTTGGGTCCGATCGCATGGAGCCGTCGTCGCGCCTGGCGATGTTGATCGGGTTCCTGTTTCTGTCGCCGCTGGCGTACGTGGTGAACGCGGGGCTCGCGATCACCGGCGCCAAGCCGGTCTCCTTCTGCGCCTCGTGCCATGTGATGGACGGGTACGTCCAAGATCTCCAGAACCCCGACAGCGAGCATCTCGCGTCGCTGCACTACCAGTTTCGCTGGATCAACGATCATCAGTGCTACACCTGTCACTCCGACTACGGGCTCTTCGGGGACGTGCAGGCGAAGATCGCCGGGCTCCGTCACGTGTGGTTCAACACCACCGGCGGCTACGAGCTGCCGTTGAAGATTCGTGGCACGTACAACAACGAGCGCTGCCTCTTCTGTCACGAGCCGGTGAAGGCGTATCGCGAGGTTCCCGAGCACGAGAAGAACGCGGCCAAGATCGCCACCAGCGAGCGATCGTGCATCGGCGGCGACTGTCACGTGTCGCCGCATCCGAAGGCGGCGGCCAATCCGGAGGCGGCGACGAAGCCGGAAGCGGTCCATGACTCCTGA
- a CDS encoding OmcA/MtrC family decaheme c-type cytochrome codes for MLLDIRRSRGLAAAWRLLTVAVLGALAACEGGGGGGNDNAQPPEPPATSINRLNVTILDAEVDEDHRPVVRFALTDENGGPRSASDVRIRLVIAVLDPEAHEYRDYLTTVQTSPDTGIAATQAAAEDAATGTLQDVGGGVYRYLFAITLPDGYDASASHRVAIYADVTIDDVGYVSNAVHDFVPAGGPLPAERDIVRTETCNGCHDPLEAHGGSRRDVRLCVTCHSSQITDFTTGETTTQIDPDTRNALGFPELIHKIHRGENLPSVEAGTPYRIVGFRQSVIDFSHVVFPQDIRNCETCHAGGTQSHFFSTKPSRAACGSCHDDVNFASGANHGGGPQPTDGSCSACHVPDSGREFDQSVVGSHVIPAHSSQARGVHFEIIAVQSAETGSTVVGPGEHPVVTFRITDDDGNAIPAVTMNSLSFTLGGSTVEYSAQDYDGDGTIVPGDPSSPWTPGAETFKSESAIRDSSGTDPSGVSRYAFKSNVPPNATGTYVVGVEGYKCATIDGANQRLGGSNCSGTRDANGNGVEDPGEVFNEVRDAGRNEMLAFAVTDGAPAARRQPVSIARCSVCHGIFSQDFLVHGGIRNDVTYCPVCHSPSNDTLSRQLPPVGETATTSPIDFKVMIHEIHRGENLTAPYVLYGRPSGQFPNQTENPVDFGELLYPGDLRDCEACHVPGSYVLSPGQGVLQAGVLPSTTREFLRGQDDKSVLQTFATPPTIAVCASCHDDVNFATGQNHAAGPQSESSCAGCHGVGKKFSVESAHFPGLAREDRIQRPN; via the coding sequence GTGCTGCTGGACATCCGACGGTCGAGAGGGTTGGCGGCGGCATGGCGACTGCTGACGGTGGCAGTGCTCGGCGCTTTGGCCGCGTGCGAAGGCGGCGGTGGGGGCGGCAACGACAACGCCCAGCCACCCGAGCCGCCGGCGACGAGCATCAACCGGCTGAACGTCACCATCCTCGACGCCGAGGTCGACGAGGACCATCGCCCCGTCGTCCGCTTCGCGCTCACCGACGAGAACGGCGGACCGCGGTCGGCGTCCGATGTCCGGATTCGCCTGGTGATCGCGGTACTCGATCCCGAGGCCCACGAGTATCGCGACTATCTCACCACCGTGCAGACCAGCCCGGACACCGGCATCGCGGCGACCCAGGCGGCGGCCGAGGACGCGGCGACGGGAACGCTGCAGGACGTCGGCGGCGGCGTCTACCGGTATCTCTTCGCCATCACCCTGCCGGACGGCTACGACGCGAGCGCGTCCCATCGGGTCGCCATCTACGCTGACGTGACGATCGACGACGTCGGCTACGTGTCGAACGCCGTCCACGACTTCGTGCCCGCGGGCGGCCCGTTGCCCGCGGAGCGGGACATCGTGCGCACCGAGACGTGCAACGGGTGCCACGATCCGCTCGAGGCCCATGGAGGCTCGCGCCGTGACGTGCGTCTCTGTGTCACCTGCCATTCATCGCAGATCACCGACTTCACGACCGGGGAGACAACCACGCAGATCGATCCCGACACCAGGAACGCGCTCGGCTTCCCCGAACTCATCCACAAGATCCATCGCGGTGAGAACCTGCCGAGCGTCGAGGCGGGGACGCCGTACCGGATCGTCGGGTTTCGCCAGAGCGTCATCGACTTCTCGCACGTGGTGTTCCCGCAGGACATCCGCAACTGCGAGACCTGCCACGCCGGCGGCACGCAGAGTCACTTTTTCTCGACCAAGCCGTCGCGCGCGGCCTGCGGGTCGTGCCACGACGACGTCAACTTCGCGAGCGGCGCGAATCACGGCGGCGGGCCGCAACCGACCGACGGCAGCTGCTCGGCTTGCCACGTGCCGGACTCGGGCCGGGAGTTCGATCAGTCGGTGGTCGGGAGCCACGTGATTCCGGCTCACTCGTCGCAGGCGCGGGGCGTGCACTTCGAGATCATCGCGGTACAGAGCGCCGAGACGGGGTCGACCGTCGTTGGGCCGGGCGAGCATCCGGTGGTCACGTTCCGCATCACCGACGACGACGGCAACGCCATTCCGGCCGTCACGATGAACTCCCTGAGCTTCACGCTCGGGGGCTCGACGGTCGAGTACTCGGCGCAGGACTACGATGGCGACGGAACGATCGTCCCGGGCGACCCGTCGAGCCCGTGGACGCCGGGCGCCGAGACCTTCAAGTCGGAATCGGCGATCCGAGACTCGTCGGGCACCGATCCATCGGGCGTCTCGCGCTACGCATTCAAGAGCAACGTGCCGCCGAACGCGACCGGAACCTACGTCGTCGGCGTCGAGGGCTACAAATGCGCGACGATCGACGGGGCCAACCAGCGTCTCGGCGGCAGCAACTGCTCGGGAACGCGGGACGCGAACGGCAACGGCGTCGAGGACCCCGGCGAGGTCTTCAACGAGGTGCGCGATGCCGGCCGCAACGAGATGCTCGCGTTCGCCGTCACGGACGGGGCTCCGGCGGCGCGTCGGCAGCCAGTCTCGATCGCCCGGTGCTCGGTCTGCCACGGGATCTTCTCGCAGGACTTCCTCGTGCACGGCGGCATTCGCAACGACGTGACGTACTGCCCCGTTTGCCACAGTCCGTCGAACGACACGCTGAGCCGCCAGCTGCCGCCCGTCGGCGAGACGGCGACGACGAGTCCGATCGATTTCAAAGTGATGATCCACGAGATCCATCGCGGCGAGAACCTCACGGCGCCGTACGTGCTCTACGGTCGCCCGTCCGGGCAGTTTCCGAACCAGACCGAGAACCCGGTCGACTTCGGCGAGCTTCTGTATCCGGGCGATCTCCGCGACTGCGAGGCGTGTCACGTTCCCGGGAGCTACGTGCTCTCGCCCGGACAGGGCGTGTTGCAGGCCGGGGTGTTGCCGTCGACCACGCGCGAGTTCTTGCGCGGACAGGACGACAAGAGCGTGCTCCAGACCTTCGCCACGCCGCCCACGATCGCCGTCTGCGCGAGCTGTCACGATGACGTGAACTTCGCCACCGGCCAGAACCACGCGGCCGGACCGCAGTCGGAGTCGAGCTGCGCCGGCTGTCACGGGGTCGGGAAGAAGTTCAGCGTCGAAAGCGCGCATTTCCCCGGGCTCGCCCGTGAGGATCGCATTCAGAGGCCGAATTGA